Part of the Gemmatimonadales bacterium genome, GCTGCCCGCTGTGCCGCGAGGACATTCTCGTGTACGCGCTCAACCGGCTGCCGCCCCGCTACGTGGCGACCCTGACGGGCAAGGTGCTCTCGGAGGTGCAGATGGAGGCCGACCAGGGCAAGGCCGACGTGACGGTGGCGCTGATGGACGCGTTCCGCGTCGTGGGCGATTCGCCTCGGCACGCCCGGAGTCGGCGAACGGCGCGCTGAGCCTCGGCGGCCGGCAGTAGGATGCCGGCCGTCGTGTGGTGTGCCGTGGGCTTCGTGGCCGGCGACCTCGCCGGCCTGTTGTTTTTCCGGCTCGGCTGGGCGCTCGCGCCGCTGGTCGCCGTCGCGGGCATGGCGGCGTGGCGGCGCCGGCCGGCCGCCGCCGCGGCGCTCACGGCGGCGGCGGCCGGGATCGCGTGGGGCACGGCGGCCGCGCTCCACGCCTCCCGCGACTGCCGGGCGCAGTGGCGCGAGGGCGAGCGGGTCGCGCTGGTCGTCGGCCTGTGGGACCTCGCCCCGCCGGGCGGTGCGTCGCGCGTCACGGTGCGGTGGCCGGCGGCGTGCGCGGGCCGGATGACGGTGGCCTGGCCCGCGGGGACCGCCCCGCCCTCGACCGCGGCGGTGGTGGTCGGCACGTGGCACCGGAGCGGCGCGCGCGTGGCCTCCTCCTGGCCGGCGCGCCCGGAGCGGCTGGGCCGGCTGGTGGCGCGCCGGGTGCGGCCCCTCGCGCTGCCGGCCGGCCCGCGCGAGCGCCTGCGGCTCTCGGCCGAGCGCGCCCTGGTCCGGCTGTTCGGTCCGGCCCGCGCCCCGCTCGCCGCCGCGCTCACCGTCGGCACCGGCGACCAGCTCGACACCGAGGTCCACCAGCGGTTCGCCCGCGCCGGCCTCGCCCACGTGCTCGCGATCTCCGGACTCCACGTCGGCATCCTGGCGGCGGCGCTCCTGCTGGTGCTGGGCGCGGCGCGGGTGCGGCACGGGGCGCGGCGGCCGGCCGCGACCGCGCTGGTGGGCGCGTACGTCGTCCTGCTCGGCTGCCCGCCGCCGGCGCTGCGGGCGGTGGGACTCCTGGCGCTGTGGTCCCTGGCGCGCCTCAGGCAACGTCCGGTCGTGCCCTTCACGCCGCTCGCGACCACGGCGCTGGCGGTCGCGGCGCTCGATCCCTGGGCCGTGGTGGAGGCCGGCCCGTGGCTGTCGTTCGCGGGGGCATGGGGTTGCGTGGCGGCGGCGC contains:
- a CDS encoding late competence development ComFB family protein, whose product is MKNVLEAVVARKYEDLLPDVPDACGCPLCREDILVYALNRLPPRYVATLTGKVLSEVQMEADQGKADVTVALMDAFRVVGDSPRHARSRRTAR